The following are from one region of the Myxocyprinus asiaticus isolate MX2 ecotype Aquarium Trade chromosome 2, UBuf_Myxa_2, whole genome shotgun sequence genome:
- the LOC127416086 gene encoding DNA-binding protein RFX7-like isoform X2, with protein sequence MAEDQQQPGPGVAALPSVVQGLQGAEANALQLKIKSSICKTVQSKVDCILQDVEKLTDIEKLYLYLKLPSGPSSGNEKSEQSSMTSSRAQQMHAFSWIRNHLQEHPETSLPKQEVYDEYKSYCDSLGYHALSAADFGKIMKNVFPNMKARRLGMRGKSKYCYSGLRKKTFVHMPSLPNLDIHKSGDGFEVFEPTLQLSCAEDEVRMAACGLVCEWAQKVLSRQFDSVEDLARYLLNSHYIGTKSLAALTVMTGSPSDAKQQLQRKIQKKQQEQKLHSPLLCEAQARKADGGTTPGAGTGIPCGSPALLSPQPIGIVVAAVSSPITVQRSRQLMSPSPVPVAASESKVLPVNFQVVTQPVKQCPKTPQNFSASPVHDRSARHRYAQILPKPSASSGITLRSPTLLITNSPIKTVMSTPHVSSVNVVKMTTISLGSSGSGISTPADKPTSNKVRPASAGVASLSDDLQPVTRVRSGSIAAMPSVLARPGRSTTTTPVIYTKTNTEAIIGRGQPQGGTSRLAATQEATGGVQRSGLLKPRAVSVPSPLDTLPGSKCNGRTLPSGKTLAAGSNNNSNTNNSTLYQNTANQNSISAQPISGNGAGISPKDTVFASKSPHKRPGLCTDLSPTPIKKALISQLPAGGLNGPKPDIVGKQIPRSCTPVRPEGSPLTATGKTIAATVRTTGFQTVCRPQNISQGKWEGSTSVMDYRVPVTSTTSTSCQDTLVGNTKFQSICRPRSISQGRWEGSPSGVESTVVATRTVSAPGQALLQKVTKNSHDLHIDQSDLSAVCELKSVFWDNEPHDGTQPHQEVYGPQMVPEKKQMSTPVMEPLSVIPQASPPNQQAQMSEYGTQSNVSFFPFNDDDMTQDSIVEELVQMEEQMKINSSMQSFGSCVDVTLQGQQQTMMSTLQTNTLYYSSAQSRSTPIQTPTPTPTPTSEMMGGGQGLMHESPCSRLVPTTPVDGALGSSRQTPIGTPHSNCSSSVPPSPVECRNPFAFTPINSSITGYHDGSTLVSSSPVKPMQRPMATHPDKTRLEWMNSGYSTSGGNSNNGISILPSYQDLVEDHFRKPHAFGIPGQSCQSQSRHHEMHISRLTPISPVQQQVASMAILSKQEGFAVPAPLDNKASTSSSGSVTFRCRSVSPAVRQRNLSGTQTPNVPRSVVSPFNSPVTPEVLNIFSNNEANASVSSMAQRSQSVPLTVMMHSEDLTMQAGSQQSNTKNITNVLISKMDGDGDDSVRGLGINNMPSNYTARMNLTQILETTTVHSFPGSASHQALISPCSSAFESQKPGYLVKNAREEPMSFTAEESQAQSASGEHQPPKKQQHLGRRQFLGQNQQSQSMLLPLQQNLQHQHQQSLDLDSNVKDLLNEEGLNAGSQLVGQGSELIAGASVFSSDIRLTSEHSSSINDLNNLDTNLLFDPSQHQGQYEDSTLEELKNDPLFQQICNETVNSAGFDWLESKDQATVEMLG encoded by the exons CAAGATGTGGAGAAGCTTACAGACATTGAAAAACTCTACCTCTATCTCAAGTTGCCTTCTGGACCCAGCAGTGGCAATGAGAAAag TGAGCAGAGCTCCATGACATCAAGTCGTGCCCAGCAGATGCATGCATTCAGCTGGATTCGTAACCACCTTCAAGAGCATCCCGAAACCTCACTGCCTAAACAGGAAGTCTACGATGAGTACAA GAGTTACTGTGATAGCCTGGGGTATCATGCTCTCAGTGCTGCAGACTTCGGAAAGATCATGAAGAACGTCTTTCCCAACATGAAGGCGCGTCGACTTGGCATGCGAGGCAAATCCAA ATATTGCTATAGTGGACTGAGGAAAAAGACTTTTGTGCACATGCCCTCTCTACCCAACTTGGATATTCACAAATCAGGTGATGGG TTTGAGGTGTTTGAGCCTACTCTTCAGCTGTCCTGTGCAGAAGATGAGGTGCGAATGGCCGCATGTGGTTTGGTGTGCGAATGGGCGCAGAAAGTGCTGAGTCGCCAGTTTGACAGCGTTGAGGATCTGGCTCGGTATCTTTTGAACAGCCACTATATTGGAACAAAGTCTTTGGCTGCACTCACTGTAATGACCGGTTCCCCCTCAG ATGCTAAACAGCAGCTACAAAGGAAAATACAGAAGAAGCAGCAAGAACAAAAGCTGCATTCTCCACTCCTCTGTGAAGCTCAGGCCAGGAAGGCAGATGGGGGCACAACTCCTGGGGCAGGGACAGGCATACCCTGTGGAAGTCCTGCGCTTCTCTCACCACAGCCAATTGGGATTGTGGTGGCAGCTGTTTCCAGCCCCATCACG gTTCAAAGGAGTAGGCAGCTGATGTCTCCTAGCCCTGTTCCTGTGGCAGCTTCAGAAAGCAAAGTTCTACCTGTAAACTTTCAGGTAGTTACCCAGCCTGTGAAGCAGTGCCCCAAAACTCCTCAGAACTTCTCGGCTAGTCCAGTCCATGACCGGTCAGCCCGTCACCGGTATGCTCAAATCCTGCCCAAACCATCTGCCTCTAGTGGCATAACCCTGCGCTCACCAACCCTCCTCATTACTAATAGCCCCATCAAAACTGTAATGTCAACTCCCCACGTCAGTTCGGTCAACGTAGTCAAGATGACGACTATATCCCTGGGGTCCAGTGGCAGTGGGATCAGCACACCAGCAGATAAACCTACTAGTAACAAAGTCAGGCCTGCGTCTGCTGGAGTTGCCAGCCTCAGCGATGATCTACAACCAGTGACACGTGTTCGCAGTGGGTCAATAGCTGCAATGCCTTCTGTTTTGGCAAGGCCAGGGCGCTCAACTACCACAACACCTGTCATCTACACTAAGACAAATACCGAAGCCATAATTGGGAGAGGTCAACCACAAGGTGGTACTAGTAGGCTGGCAGCCACTCAGGAAGCCACTGGTGGTGTACAGCGTTCAGGATTGCTCAAACCCAGAGCAGTTAGCGTACCCTCTCCTTTGGACACTCTACCAGGGTCCAAATGCAATGGGAGGACACTACCTAGTGGCAAAACTCTGGCTGCTGGCAGCAATAATAACTCCAACACAAATAACAGCACTTTGTACCAgaacacagccaatcagaactcaATCAGCGCTCAGCCAATCAGTGGTAATGGAGCTGGGATATCACCAAAAGATACAGTGTTTGCATCTAAGAGCCCTCACAAAAGACCTGGCTTATGCACTGATTTGAGTCCAACACCTATTAAAAAAGCTCTCATCTCTCAACTACCAGCAGGTGGACTGAATGGACCTAAGCCAGATATAGTGGGGAAGCAAATTCCAAGATCATGTACTCCAGTCAGGCCAGAAGGTTCACCTCTCACAGCCACAGGCAAAACTATTGCAGCTACGGTAAGGACTACTGGGTTCCAGACAGTTTGCAGGCCACAAAATATCTCCCAAGGCAAATGGGAAGGATCCACATCAGTAATGGATTATAGAGTTCCTGTCACCTCTACAACAAGCACTTCTTGTCAAGACACTTTAGTTGGGAATACCAAGTTTCAGAGTATTTGCAGGCCACGAAGCATTTCCCAAGGGAGATGGGAAGGATCTCCATCAGGTGTAGAAAGTACAGTTGTGGCCACCCGCACTGTTAGTGCTCCTGGTCAAGCTTTGCTGCAAAAAGTAACCAAAAACTCACATGATTTGCATATAGACCAGTCTGACTTATCTGCAGTATGTGAACTAAAGAGTGTGTTTTGGGATAATGAGCCGCATGATGGCACTCAACCACATCAAGAAGTTTATGGCCCACAAATGGTGCCTGAGAAAAAGCAAATGTCCACCCCAGTGATGGAGCCTCTCTCAGTGATTCCTCAAGCCTCTCCACCCAACCAGCAGGCTCAAATGAGTGAATATGGAACCCAGTCAAACGTCAGCTTTTTCCCGTTTAATGATGATGACATGACCCAGGATAGCATTGTAGAGGAACTCGTACAAATGGAAGAGCAGATGAAAATTAATAGTAGTATGCAAAGTTTTGGCAGCTGTGTGGATGTTACACTGCAAGGCCAACAACAAACCATGATGTCCACCCTCCAGACCAACACTCTGTACTACAGCTCAGCTCAAAGCAGAAGCACCCCAATCCAAACACCCACTCCAACACCTACTCCCACTTCTGAGATGATGGGAGGTGGCCAGGGATTGATGCATGAAAGCCCCTGCTCACGCCTAGTGCCTACCACTCCCGTTGACGGTGCTCTTGGAAGTAGTCGCCAAACTCCTATTGGCACGCCACACTCGAACTGCAGCAGTAGTGTCCCACCCAGCCCTGTGGAATGCAGGAACCCATTTGCATTTACTCCAATTAACTCCAGCATCACTGGATACCATGATGGAAGCACACTAGTCTCCTCTAGCCCTGTAAAGCCCATGCAAAGACCAATGGCCACACATCCAGATAAAACTAGACTGGAGTGGATGAACAGTGGCTACAGTACCAGTGGTGGGAACTCCAATAATGGTATTAGCATTTTGCCCAGCTACCAAGATCTGGTGGAGGACCACTTTCGAAAGCCTCATGCCTTCGGCATCCCCGGACAGTCCTGTCAGTCGCAATCCAGACATCATGAAATGCATATCAGCCGCTTGACACCCATTTCCCCTGTCCAGCAGCAAGTGGCAAGCATGGCCATCCTCAGTAAGCAAGAGGGTTTTGCTGTCCCAGCCCCCCTTGATAACAAGGCCAGCACCTCCTCCTCAGGGTCTGTAACTTTCCGTTGCCGCAGCGTTAGCCCAGCAGTCAGGCAGCGCAACTTAAGTGGAACCCAAACACCCAATGTCCCTCGCTCTGTGGTCTCTCCTTTCAATTCACCTGTGACACCTGAAGTGCTCAACATCTTCAGTAATAATGAAGCTAATGCAAGCGTCAGCAGCATGGCACAGAGGAGTCAGTCCGTTCCACTCACCGTTATGATGCATTCTGAGGATCTAACAATGCAAGCAGGAAGCCAGCAGAGTAATACCAAAAATATCACCAATGTCCTCATCAGCAAAATGGATGGTGATGGAGATGACTCAGTACGTGGCCTGGGCATCAACAACATGCCCTCCAACTACACTGCCCGCATGAATCTCACTCAGATTTTGGAGACCACCACCGTGCACAGCTTCCCTGGCAGTGCCAGCCACCAAGCTCTGATCTCACCTTGTTCATCAGCCTTTGAGTCCCAGAAGCCTGGTTACCTCGTTAAAAATGCCAGGGAGGAGCCCATGAGCTTCACTGCAGAAGAAAGCCAAGCACAATCAGCCTCAGGGGAGCATCAGCCGCCAAAGAAGCAGCAGCATTTAGGCAGGCGGCAGTTCCTTGGGCAGAATCAGCAGAGTCAGAGCATGCTGTTGCCTCTACAGCAAAACCTCCAACATCAGCACCAGCAATCCTTGGATTTAGACAGCAATGTTAAAGATCTTCTAAATGAGGAAGGCTTGAATGCTGGCTCACAGCTTGTGGGCCAAGGATCAGAGCTTATTGCTGGAGCTTCAGTGTTTTCCAGCGATATACGACTAACCTCTGAACACTCCAGTAGCATAAATGATTTAAATAATTTGGACACCAACCTTCTTTTTGACCCCAGTCAACATCAAGGACAATATGAAGACTCAACACTGGAAGAACTGAAGAATGACCCACTTTTTCAACAGATTTGCAATGAGACTGTGAATTCTGCTGGCTTTGACTGGTTGGAGAGCAAAGACCAGGCAACAGTGGAAATGTTGGGTTAA
- the LOC127416086 gene encoding DNA-binding protein RFX7-like isoform X1: MAEDQQQPGPGVAALPSVVQGLQGAEANALQLKIKSSICKTVQSKVDCILQDVEKLTDIEKLYLYLKLPSGPSSGNEKSEQSSMTSSRAQQMHAFSWIRNHLQEHPETSLPKQEVYDEYKSYCDSLGYHALSAADFGKIMKNVFPNMKARRLGMRGKSKYCYSGLRKKTFVHMPSLPNLDIHKSGDGFEVFEPTLQLSCAEDEVRMAACGLVCEWAQKVLSRQFDSVEDLARYLLNSHYIGTKSLAALTVMTGSPSGAKMSIESSAFAPMADAHSFQPQVKTLVSPSVDAKQQLQRKIQKKQQEQKLHSPLLCEAQARKADGGTTPGAGTGIPCGSPALLSPQPIGIVVAAVSSPITVQRSRQLMSPSPVPVAASESKVLPVNFQVVTQPVKQCPKTPQNFSASPVHDRSARHRYAQILPKPSASSGITLRSPTLLITNSPIKTVMSTPHVSSVNVVKMTTISLGSSGSGISTPADKPTSNKVRPASAGVASLSDDLQPVTRVRSGSIAAMPSVLARPGRSTTTTPVIYTKTNTEAIIGRGQPQGGTSRLAATQEATGGVQRSGLLKPRAVSVPSPLDTLPGSKCNGRTLPSGKTLAAGSNNNSNTNNSTLYQNTANQNSISAQPISGNGAGISPKDTVFASKSPHKRPGLCTDLSPTPIKKALISQLPAGGLNGPKPDIVGKQIPRSCTPVRPEGSPLTATGKTIAATVRTTGFQTVCRPQNISQGKWEGSTSVMDYRVPVTSTTSTSCQDTLVGNTKFQSICRPRSISQGRWEGSPSGVESTVVATRTVSAPGQALLQKVTKNSHDLHIDQSDLSAVCELKSVFWDNEPHDGTQPHQEVYGPQMVPEKKQMSTPVMEPLSVIPQASPPNQQAQMSEYGTQSNVSFFPFNDDDMTQDSIVEELVQMEEQMKINSSMQSFGSCVDVTLQGQQQTMMSTLQTNTLYYSSAQSRSTPIQTPTPTPTPTSEMMGGGQGLMHESPCSRLVPTTPVDGALGSSRQTPIGTPHSNCSSSVPPSPVECRNPFAFTPINSSITGYHDGSTLVSSSPVKPMQRPMATHPDKTRLEWMNSGYSTSGGNSNNGISILPSYQDLVEDHFRKPHAFGIPGQSCQSQSRHHEMHISRLTPISPVQQQVASMAILSKQEGFAVPAPLDNKASTSSSGSVTFRCRSVSPAVRQRNLSGTQTPNVPRSVVSPFNSPVTPEVLNIFSNNEANASVSSMAQRSQSVPLTVMMHSEDLTMQAGSQQSNTKNITNVLISKMDGDGDDSVRGLGINNMPSNYTARMNLTQILETTTVHSFPGSASHQALISPCSSAFESQKPGYLVKNAREEPMSFTAEESQAQSASGEHQPPKKQQHLGRRQFLGQNQQSQSMLLPLQQNLQHQHQQSLDLDSNVKDLLNEEGLNAGSQLVGQGSELIAGASVFSSDIRLTSEHSSSINDLNNLDTNLLFDPSQHQGQYEDSTLEELKNDPLFQQICNETVNSAGFDWLESKDQATVEMLG, translated from the exons CAAGATGTGGAGAAGCTTACAGACATTGAAAAACTCTACCTCTATCTCAAGTTGCCTTCTGGACCCAGCAGTGGCAATGAGAAAag TGAGCAGAGCTCCATGACATCAAGTCGTGCCCAGCAGATGCATGCATTCAGCTGGATTCGTAACCACCTTCAAGAGCATCCCGAAACCTCACTGCCTAAACAGGAAGTCTACGATGAGTACAA GAGTTACTGTGATAGCCTGGGGTATCATGCTCTCAGTGCTGCAGACTTCGGAAAGATCATGAAGAACGTCTTTCCCAACATGAAGGCGCGTCGACTTGGCATGCGAGGCAAATCCAA ATATTGCTATAGTGGACTGAGGAAAAAGACTTTTGTGCACATGCCCTCTCTACCCAACTTGGATATTCACAAATCAGGTGATGGG TTTGAGGTGTTTGAGCCTACTCTTCAGCTGTCCTGTGCAGAAGATGAGGTGCGAATGGCCGCATGTGGTTTGGTGTGCGAATGGGCGCAGAAAGTGCTGAGTCGCCAGTTTGACAGCGTTGAGGATCTGGCTCGGTATCTTTTGAACAGCCACTATATTGGAACAAAGTCTTTGGCTGCACTCACTGTAATGACCGGTTCCCCCTCAG GGGCAAAGATGTCCATAGAGTCATCTGCATTTGCTCCCATGGCTGATGCACATTCATTCCAGCCTCAGGTTAAAACCTTGGTCTCACCCTCTGTAGATGCTAAACAGCAGCTACAAAGGAAAATACAGAAGAAGCAGCAAGAACAAAAGCTGCATTCTCCACTCCTCTGTGAAGCTCAGGCCAGGAAGGCAGATGGGGGCACAACTCCTGGGGCAGGGACAGGCATACCCTGTGGAAGTCCTGCGCTTCTCTCACCACAGCCAATTGGGATTGTGGTGGCAGCTGTTTCCAGCCCCATCACG gTTCAAAGGAGTAGGCAGCTGATGTCTCCTAGCCCTGTTCCTGTGGCAGCTTCAGAAAGCAAAGTTCTACCTGTAAACTTTCAGGTAGTTACCCAGCCTGTGAAGCAGTGCCCCAAAACTCCTCAGAACTTCTCGGCTAGTCCAGTCCATGACCGGTCAGCCCGTCACCGGTATGCTCAAATCCTGCCCAAACCATCTGCCTCTAGTGGCATAACCCTGCGCTCACCAACCCTCCTCATTACTAATAGCCCCATCAAAACTGTAATGTCAACTCCCCACGTCAGTTCGGTCAACGTAGTCAAGATGACGACTATATCCCTGGGGTCCAGTGGCAGTGGGATCAGCACACCAGCAGATAAACCTACTAGTAACAAAGTCAGGCCTGCGTCTGCTGGAGTTGCCAGCCTCAGCGATGATCTACAACCAGTGACACGTGTTCGCAGTGGGTCAATAGCTGCAATGCCTTCTGTTTTGGCAAGGCCAGGGCGCTCAACTACCACAACACCTGTCATCTACACTAAGACAAATACCGAAGCCATAATTGGGAGAGGTCAACCACAAGGTGGTACTAGTAGGCTGGCAGCCACTCAGGAAGCCACTGGTGGTGTACAGCGTTCAGGATTGCTCAAACCCAGAGCAGTTAGCGTACCCTCTCCTTTGGACACTCTACCAGGGTCCAAATGCAATGGGAGGACACTACCTAGTGGCAAAACTCTGGCTGCTGGCAGCAATAATAACTCCAACACAAATAACAGCACTTTGTACCAgaacacagccaatcagaactcaATCAGCGCTCAGCCAATCAGTGGTAATGGAGCTGGGATATCACCAAAAGATACAGTGTTTGCATCTAAGAGCCCTCACAAAAGACCTGGCTTATGCACTGATTTGAGTCCAACACCTATTAAAAAAGCTCTCATCTCTCAACTACCAGCAGGTGGACTGAATGGACCTAAGCCAGATATAGTGGGGAAGCAAATTCCAAGATCATGTACTCCAGTCAGGCCAGAAGGTTCACCTCTCACAGCCACAGGCAAAACTATTGCAGCTACGGTAAGGACTACTGGGTTCCAGACAGTTTGCAGGCCACAAAATATCTCCCAAGGCAAATGGGAAGGATCCACATCAGTAATGGATTATAGAGTTCCTGTCACCTCTACAACAAGCACTTCTTGTCAAGACACTTTAGTTGGGAATACCAAGTTTCAGAGTATTTGCAGGCCACGAAGCATTTCCCAAGGGAGATGGGAAGGATCTCCATCAGGTGTAGAAAGTACAGTTGTGGCCACCCGCACTGTTAGTGCTCCTGGTCAAGCTTTGCTGCAAAAAGTAACCAAAAACTCACATGATTTGCATATAGACCAGTCTGACTTATCTGCAGTATGTGAACTAAAGAGTGTGTTTTGGGATAATGAGCCGCATGATGGCACTCAACCACATCAAGAAGTTTATGGCCCACAAATGGTGCCTGAGAAAAAGCAAATGTCCACCCCAGTGATGGAGCCTCTCTCAGTGATTCCTCAAGCCTCTCCACCCAACCAGCAGGCTCAAATGAGTGAATATGGAACCCAGTCAAACGTCAGCTTTTTCCCGTTTAATGATGATGACATGACCCAGGATAGCATTGTAGAGGAACTCGTACAAATGGAAGAGCAGATGAAAATTAATAGTAGTATGCAAAGTTTTGGCAGCTGTGTGGATGTTACACTGCAAGGCCAACAACAAACCATGATGTCCACCCTCCAGACCAACACTCTGTACTACAGCTCAGCTCAAAGCAGAAGCACCCCAATCCAAACACCCACTCCAACACCTACTCCCACTTCTGAGATGATGGGAGGTGGCCAGGGATTGATGCATGAAAGCCCCTGCTCACGCCTAGTGCCTACCACTCCCGTTGACGGTGCTCTTGGAAGTAGTCGCCAAACTCCTATTGGCACGCCACACTCGAACTGCAGCAGTAGTGTCCCACCCAGCCCTGTGGAATGCAGGAACCCATTTGCATTTACTCCAATTAACTCCAGCATCACTGGATACCATGATGGAAGCACACTAGTCTCCTCTAGCCCTGTAAAGCCCATGCAAAGACCAATGGCCACACATCCAGATAAAACTAGACTGGAGTGGATGAACAGTGGCTACAGTACCAGTGGTGGGAACTCCAATAATGGTATTAGCATTTTGCCCAGCTACCAAGATCTGGTGGAGGACCACTTTCGAAAGCCTCATGCCTTCGGCATCCCCGGACAGTCCTGTCAGTCGCAATCCAGACATCATGAAATGCATATCAGCCGCTTGACACCCATTTCCCCTGTCCAGCAGCAAGTGGCAAGCATGGCCATCCTCAGTAAGCAAGAGGGTTTTGCTGTCCCAGCCCCCCTTGATAACAAGGCCAGCACCTCCTCCTCAGGGTCTGTAACTTTCCGTTGCCGCAGCGTTAGCCCAGCAGTCAGGCAGCGCAACTTAAGTGGAACCCAAACACCCAATGTCCCTCGCTCTGTGGTCTCTCCTTTCAATTCACCTGTGACACCTGAAGTGCTCAACATCTTCAGTAATAATGAAGCTAATGCAAGCGTCAGCAGCATGGCACAGAGGAGTCAGTCCGTTCCACTCACCGTTATGATGCATTCTGAGGATCTAACAATGCAAGCAGGAAGCCAGCAGAGTAATACCAAAAATATCACCAATGTCCTCATCAGCAAAATGGATGGTGATGGAGATGACTCAGTACGTGGCCTGGGCATCAACAACATGCCCTCCAACTACACTGCCCGCATGAATCTCACTCAGATTTTGGAGACCACCACCGTGCACAGCTTCCCTGGCAGTGCCAGCCACCAAGCTCTGATCTCACCTTGTTCATCAGCCTTTGAGTCCCAGAAGCCTGGTTACCTCGTTAAAAATGCCAGGGAGGAGCCCATGAGCTTCACTGCAGAAGAAAGCCAAGCACAATCAGCCTCAGGGGAGCATCAGCCGCCAAAGAAGCAGCAGCATTTAGGCAGGCGGCAGTTCCTTGGGCAGAATCAGCAGAGTCAGAGCATGCTGTTGCCTCTACAGCAAAACCTCCAACATCAGCACCAGCAATCCTTGGATTTAGACAGCAATGTTAAAGATCTTCTAAATGAGGAAGGCTTGAATGCTGGCTCACAGCTTGTGGGCCAAGGATCAGAGCTTATTGCTGGAGCTTCAGTGTTTTCCAGCGATATACGACTAACCTCTGAACACTCCAGTAGCATAAATGATTTAAATAATTTGGACACCAACCTTCTTTTTGACCCCAGTCAACATCAAGGACAATATGAAGACTCAACACTGGAAGAACTGAAGAATGACCCACTTTTTCAACAGATTTGCAATGAGACTGTGAATTCTGCTGGCTTTGACTGGTTGGAGAGCAAAGACCAGGCAACAGTGGAAATGTTGGGTTAA